From Rhodoferax sp. AJA081-3, the proteins below share one genomic window:
- a CDS encoding CoA-binding protein, with protein sequence MDAEAGDIAHILAHCRTVAVVGLSPKPHRDSFAVSRYMQAQGWRIVPINPNASNILGETAYPTLTEAARHHRIELVNVFRNSADVPPVVDEAIAVGAQAVWLQMGVVHDGAAQEARDAGLRVVQNKCLMVEHRRLL encoded by the coding sequence ATGGACGCTGAAGCAGGCGACATCGCCCATATCCTGGCCCACTGCCGCACCGTGGCCGTGGTCGGCCTGTCGCCCAAGCCCCACCGCGACAGTTTTGCCGTGAGCCGTTACATGCAGGCCCAGGGCTGGCGCATCGTGCCCATCAACCCCAATGCCAGCAACATCCTGGGCGAGACGGCCTACCCCACCTTGACAGAGGCGGCGCGCCACCACCGCATTGAGCTGGTGAACGTGTTTCGCAACAGCGCCGACGTGCCGCCGGTGGTGGACGAGGCGATTGCCGTTGGGGCGCAGGCGGTGTGGCTGCAGATGGGGGTGGTGCACGATGGTGCCGCCCAAGAGGCTCGCGACGCCGGGCTGCGTGTCGTGCAAAACAAGTGTTTGATGGTGGAGCACAGGCGGCTTCTCTGA
- a CDS encoding PepSY domain-containing protein gives MPQLLFPLRWIALPLSLALLAGSGAAHADREDHERARKALEAGEVLPLKTILERVERDFPGQVMDVELERERVGGRERWIYEIKVLRTGGALVKLKLDARDGSVLVNQTRSRPPAQER, from the coding sequence ATGCCACAACTCCTCTTCCCCCTGCGCTGGATTGCATTGCCGCTGAGCCTGGCCCTGCTGGCTGGCAGTGGCGCGGCCCATGCCGACCGGGAGGACCACGAACGGGCCCGCAAGGCGCTGGAGGCCGGTGAGGTCTTGCCCCTCAAGACCATTCTGGAACGGGTGGAGCGCGACTTTCCCGGCCAGGTCATGGACGTGGAGCTGGAGCGCGAGCGCGTGGGCGGCCGGGAGCGTTGGATCTACGAGATCAAGGTCTTGCGCACAGGCGGCGCCCTGGTCAAACTCAAACTGGATGCGCGCGATGGCAGCGTGCTGGTCAACCAAACACGCAGTCGGCCGCCGGCGCAGGAACGTTGA
- a CDS encoding DUF1924 domain-containing protein, producing MTRTLPYLLAAMALLFSAASQAGVREDQLAAYASAAKAANAGFAGFSAERGKTLHTQNFSGGKPDTPACTACHGKDPRGSGRTPTGKAIDAVAVSVTPTRYTDPAKVEKWFKRNCTEVLGRVCTPQEKGDWLTYMLGQ from the coding sequence ATGACACGAACCCTCCCCTACCTGCTGGCCGCTATGGCCCTGCTCTTTTCTGCCGCCAGCCAGGCCGGCGTGCGCGAAGACCAGCTGGCCGCCTATGCCAGCGCCGCAAAGGCAGCAAACGCCGGCTTCGCCGGCTTCTCTGCCGAGCGGGGCAAAACCCTGCACACCCAAAACTTCAGCGGTGGCAAACCCGACACCCCCGCCTGCACGGCCTGCCACGGCAAAGATCCGCGCGGCAGCGGCCGTACACCCACTGGCAAGGCCATCGACGCGGTGGCGGTTTCGGTCACGCCGACCCGTTACACCGATCCCGCCAAGGTGGAGAAATGGTTCAAGCGCAATTGCACCGAGGTGCTGGGCCGCGTGTGCACCCCGCAGGAAAAGGGTGATTGGCTGACCTACATGCTGGGGCAATGA
- a CDS encoding diheme cytochrome c — protein sequence MMNIRYRPILLVLLVLVFSALIFGRARAGGDHYFAPVAHATVKAECGSCHLAYAPSMLPARSWTHMMTNLDKHFGDDASVDPKLAAEITAYLVANAGDQGGQRYGAKLLRGVSPTSTPQRITELPRWVKEHREVSAQEWKHKDVRSKANCTACHTRAELGYYDE from the coding sequence ATGATGAACATCCGCTACCGCCCTATCCTTCTGGTTCTGCTGGTGCTGGTCTTTTCGGCGCTGATTTTTGGCCGCGCCCGCGCGGGCGGCGACCATTACTTTGCACCCGTGGCCCATGCAACCGTCAAGGCCGAGTGTGGCAGCTGCCATCTGGCGTATGCGCCGTCCATGCTGCCTGCCCGCTCCTGGACCCACATGATGACCAACCTGGACAAACACTTCGGTGACGACGCCTCGGTCGACCCCAAACTGGCTGCCGAAATCACCGCCTACCTGGTGGCCAATGCGGGCGACCAGGGTGGGCAGCGTTATGGCGCCAAGTTGTTGCGGGGCGTATCACCCACCAGCACACCCCAACGCATCACCGAGCTGCCCAGATGGGTCAAGGAACACCGCGAGGTGTCTGCCCAGGAGTGGAAACACAAAGACGTGCGCTCAAAAGCCAACTGCACGGCCTGCCACACCCGGGCCGAACTTGGCTACTACGACGAATAG
- a CDS encoding histidine phosphatase family protein, which yields MGKLYLVRHGQASFGAADYDNLSELGHKQSVRLGEYFASKGRRFDAVLTGTLKRHAQTYAGIAQGAGMDLQPTLWPGLNEYEADAVIAAIHPAPLEPPTTPESYKLHFRLLRDGLTQWMNGVLTPKGMPTYDAFVAGVTSALDHVRKQHTGDVLLVSSGGPISTAMGHILGTLPEKTIELNMQIRNSAVTEFLFTPKRHLLLSFNSLAHLDGAEYAPWITYS from the coding sequence ATGGGAAAACTCTATCTGGTACGACACGGACAGGCGTCTTTTGGCGCCGCCGACTATGACAACCTGAGCGAACTCGGCCACAAGCAGAGTGTTCGCCTGGGTGAATACTTTGCCTCCAAAGGCAGGCGTTTTGACGCGGTGCTGACCGGCACGCTCAAGCGCCACGCACAGACCTATGCCGGCATCGCCCAGGGCGCGGGCATGGACCTGCAGCCCACGCTGTGGCCGGGCCTGAATGAATACGAGGCCGATGCGGTGATCGCCGCCATCCACCCCGCCCCCCTGGAGCCGCCGACCACACCCGAGTCCTACAAGCTGCACTTTCGCCTGCTGCGTGATGGCCTGACCCAATGGATGAATGGTGTGCTGACGCCCAAGGGCATGCCAACCTACGACGCCTTTGTTGCCGGTGTGACCAGCGCGCTGGACCATGTGCGCAAACAGCACACCGGTGATGTGTTGCTGGTCAGCAGCGGCGGGCCCATCTCCACGGCCATGGGCCATATCCTGGGGACCTTGCCAGAGAAGACCATCGAACTCAACATGCAGATACGCAACAGCGCCGTGACCGAATTTTTGTTCACGCCCAAGCGCCACCTGCTGCTGAGCTTCAATTCCCTGGCCCATCTGGACGGCGCAGAATACGCGCCATGGATCACTTACTCCTGA
- a CDS encoding protein-disulfide reductase DsbD — translation MTHASVSPPKRPGAPRLSSVPLRIAIFFIAVCSILTGANAQILLKGTAQTGTVSAVVQTEQVRAELLAHAPDGIDPGKTVWLGLQLKHLPHWHTYWTNPGDSGLPTTLQWNLPAGLTAGDIAWPTPRRIPVGSMANFGYEDTVLLPVPLTVGKDFKPGANGMLEVGLTANWLVCRQECIPQEGKFVLQVPAQGSTASHGSAFEASRAASPQALTGSAQAKLQGDAMVVSVSGLPASWSGRALQVFPETAHIVEPVTTPQASDAVGTGAASAGTPPTQAWSNGVWSAHFPLSTQRESAPANLPVVLVLGTESLRTVATISGTWPAVGATTPVAAATTPALQPVTADTGGLGAWGLALLAAVLGGLILNLMPCVLPVLAIKVLGFARHSEHSRASQRAQGLAYTAGVVLSFVALGALMLALRASGEQLGWGFHLQSPAVLAALATLFTLLGLNLAGVFEIGSLLPHSVASMQARHPVVDAFLSGVLAVAIASPCTAPFMGASLGYAISLPAAQALGIFAALGLGLALPFLAAAWVPAVGNWLPRPGAWMDTLRRFMAFPMLATVVWLVWVLGHLSGVDGAGALLALLLTLSLLVWSLNLEGRSRTVFASISIAALLGLTGAIGPLVIKTEDNTTASTGASSLASTALWQAWAPGKVEAELAAGRPVFVDFTAAWCITCQYNKKTTLANAEVLADMRARNVTLLRADWTRRDPAITVALEALGRSGVPVYVLHQAGKAPVVFSEILDAQALRSALAAL, via the coding sequence ATGACCCACGCTTCTGTATCCCCGCCCAAGCGCCCTGGCGCACCCCGTTTGTCCTCCGTTCCCTTGCGAATTGCTATATTTTTTATAGCTGTATGCTCAATATTGACGGGGGCTAATGCCCAAATTCTCTTAAAGGGCACCGCCCAAACCGGCACCGTGTCGGCCGTTGTGCAAACCGAGCAGGTGCGCGCCGAACTGCTGGCCCATGCGCCCGATGGCATTGATCCCGGCAAAACGGTATGGCTGGGCCTGCAACTCAAACACCTGCCGCACTGGCACACCTACTGGACCAATCCCGGCGACTCCGGCCTGCCCACTACCCTGCAATGGAACCTGCCAGCGGGCCTGACCGCCGGTGACATTGCCTGGCCCACACCCCGGCGTATTCCGGTGGGCAGCATGGCCAACTTTGGGTACGAAGACACGGTGTTGCTGCCCGTGCCGCTGACCGTGGGCAAGGATTTCAAACCCGGCGCCAACGGCATGCTGGAAGTGGGCCTGACCGCCAACTGGCTGGTCTGCCGCCAGGAATGTATTCCGCAGGAAGGCAAGTTTGTGCTGCAGGTGCCCGCCCAGGGCTCCACCGCAAGCCATGGCTCGGCCTTTGAAGCCAGCCGCGCCGCCAGCCCCCAGGCCCTGACCGGTTCTGCACAGGCCAAGCTGCAGGGTGATGCCATGGTGGTCAGCGTGAGCGGCCTGCCCGCCAGCTGGAGTGGCCGTGCGCTACAGGTTTTCCCGGAAACCGCGCATATTGTGGAGCCGGTCACCACGCCCCAAGCCAGCGACGCGGTGGGCACTGGCGCGGCCTCCGCCGGCACGCCGCCCACCCAGGCCTGGAGCAATGGTGTGTGGAGCGCCCACTTCCCGCTGTCCACCCAACGCGAGTCCGCACCCGCCAACCTGCCCGTGGTGCTGGTGCTGGGCACAGAGAGCCTGCGCACCGTAGCCACCATCAGCGGAACCTGGCCCGCAGTGGGGGCCACCACCCCGGTAGCCGCGGCCACTACCCCAGCCCTGCAACCGGTCACCGCGGATACGGGCGGCCTGGGCGCCTGGGGCCTGGCCCTGCTGGCAGCCGTGCTCGGTGGATTGATCCTGAATCTGATGCCCTGTGTGCTGCCGGTGCTGGCCATCAAGGTACTGGGTTTTGCACGCCACAGCGAACACAGCCGCGCCTCACAACGGGCCCAGGGCCTGGCCTACACGGCCGGTGTGGTGTTGTCATTTGTGGCCCTGGGCGCCCTGATGCTGGCTTTGCGCGCCAGTGGTGAACAACTGGGCTGGGGCTTTCACCTGCAGTCACCCGCCGTGCTGGCCGCACTGGCCACGCTGTTCACGCTGTTGGGCCTGAACCTGGCCGGTGTGTTTGAGATCGGTAGCCTCTTGCCCCACAGCGTTGCCAGCATGCAGGCCCGCCACCCGGTGGTGGACGCGTTTTTGTCCGGCGTGTTGGCCGTGGCCATTGCGTCGCCCTGCACCGCGCCCTTCATGGGCGCCTCCTTGGGTTACGCCATCAGCCTGCCCGCTGCGCAGGCCCTGGGCATTTTTGCCGCGCTGGGCCTGGGCCTGGCCCTGCCCTTCCTGGCCGCTGCCTGGGTGCCCGCGGTCGGCAACTGGCTGCCCCGCCCTGGCGCGTGGATGGACACGCTGCGCCGCTTCATGGCCTTTCCCATGCTGGCCACCGTGGTCTGGCTGGTCTGGGTGCTGGGCCATCTGAGTGGTGTCGACGGCGCGGGTGCCCTGCTGGCCCTGCTGCTGACCCTGAGCCTGCTGGTCTGGTCGCTGAACCTGGAGGGGCGCAGCCGGACCGTATTCGCTTCTATTTCAATAGCAGCACTGCTAGGTTTGACAGGGGCTATTGGCCCATTGGTCATAAAGACCGAGGACAACACAACGGCAAGCACCGGCGCCAGCAGCCTTGCATCCACTGCGTTATGGCAGGCCTGGGCACCCGGCAAGGTTGAGGCTGAGCTGGCCGCGGGCCGTCCGGTGTTTGTGGATTTCACGGCGGCCTGGTGCATCACCTGCCAGTACAACAAGAAGACTACCTTGGCCAATGCAGAGGTGCTCGCCGACATGCGCGCGCGCAACGTGACCCTGCTGCGCGCCGACTGGACACGCCGCGACCCCGCCATCACCGTGGCCCTGGAGGCCCTGGGCCGCAGCGGTGTGCCGGTCTATGTGCTGCACCAGGCCGGCAAGGCGCCGGTGGTGTTCTCCGAAATACTGGACGCCCAGGCGCTGCGCTCCGCGCTGGCAGCGCTTTAA
- a CDS encoding DUF167 family protein: MTPSRPRNATGDTFFAWDGDTLVVNILGKPAASKDAIGKPMGTQLKVSVTAAPKDGKATDHMVRFLAPLFGVAVADIEVVFGQESIHKQLRIKAPKKLPAVFSV; encoded by the coding sequence ATGACCCCAAGCCGCCCCCGCAATGCCACCGGCGACACGTTTTTTGCGTGGGATGGCGACACCCTCGTCGTCAACATTCTGGGCAAACCTGCCGCCAGCAAGGACGCCATTGGCAAACCCATGGGCACACAACTCAAGGTCAGCGTCACCGCCGCGCCCAAGGACGGCAAAGCCACGGACCATATGGTTCGTTTCCTGGCCCCACTCTTTGGTGTGGCCGTGGCCGACATTGAAGTGGTGTTTGGCCAGGAAAGTATTCACAAGCAGCTGCGTATCAAGGCGCCCAAGAAGCTGCCGGCCGTCTTTTCAGTCTAG
- a CDS encoding ferric reductase-like transmembrane domain-containing protein — protein MKALIAMLLALVGLAWGWDLAQAVPATGTHPLWVARQALLTLSGFLSIALMSLTMLLATRPTWLETPLGGMDRIYRTHKWAGILAVVFAALHWLIEMSSDILKATIGRAGRVPKESFTGFLEVLRDLAGDMGEWAIYALLAMLVVTLWKRFPYRSWRVLHKAMPVIYLMLAFHAALLAPQAYWQQPAGVGLALLLATGVYGAVRSLLGSIGRSRKATGHIVAIEHPSSDVTTVRCQLDRAWRGHRPGQFAFVRFDDGEGAHPFTIASADRGDNTVSFQIKALGDYTGTLAQHLRMGQTVQVEGPYGRFELARRNPKARQIWIAGGIGVTPFLAWLESLQTHPEQAPTADLHYCTRDQQGDPFVPHLQTLCATLPTIRLHIHSARQGATLKAEALQGAQRAEIWFCGPSGLAASLQQGLRGLGMRARFHQEAFAMR, from the coding sequence ATGAAAGCCCTCATCGCTATGCTGCTGGCCCTGGTCGGCCTTGCCTGGGGCTGGGACCTGGCGCAGGCCGTGCCTGCCACCGGTACCCATCCGCTGTGGGTGGCGCGCCAGGCGCTGCTGACGCTGAGCGGCTTTTTGTCGATAGCGTTGATGTCGCTGACCATGTTGCTTGCCACGCGGCCAACCTGGCTGGAGACGCCGCTGGGTGGCATGGACCGCATCTACCGCACGCACAAGTGGGCAGGCATTCTGGCCGTGGTGTTTGCCGCATTGCATTGGTTGATCGAGATGTCCAGCGACATCCTCAAAGCCACCATTGGCCGCGCGGGCCGCGTGCCAAAAGAGTCTTTCACCGGGTTCCTGGAAGTGCTGCGCGACCTGGCGGGAGACATGGGTGAGTGGGCCATCTACGCACTGCTGGCCATGCTGGTGGTCACGCTGTGGAAGCGGTTCCCGTACCGCAGCTGGCGGGTACTGCACAAGGCCATGCCGGTGATCTATCTGATGCTGGCTTTTCATGCCGCCTTGTTGGCACCACAAGCCTACTGGCAACAACCCGCCGGTGTGGGGCTGGCGCTGCTGCTGGCAACCGGTGTGTATGGCGCCGTCCGCTCACTACTGGGCAGCATTGGCCGCAGCCGCAAAGCCACGGGACACATTGTCGCCATTGAGCACCCGTCCAGCGACGTCACCACCGTGCGTTGCCAACTGGACCGCGCTTGGCGCGGCCACCGGCCGGGGCAGTTTGCCTTCGTGCGTTTCGACGACGGCGAGGGCGCGCACCCTTTCACCATTGCCAGTGCGGACCGGGGTGACAACACCGTCAGCTTCCAGATCAAGGCGCTGGGCGACTACACCGGCACACTGGCGCAACACCTGCGCATGGGCCAAACCGTGCAGGTGGAGGGGCCTTATGGCCGCTTTGAGCTGGCCCGGCGCAACCCCAAGGCGCGCCAGATCTGGATCGCCGGCGGTATTGGTGTGACGCCATTTCTGGCGTGGCTCGAATCACTGCAGACCCATCCTGAACAGGCCCCTACCGCCGATTTGCATTACTGCACGCGCGACCAGCAGGGCGACCCGTTTGTGCCACACCTGCAGACCCTGTGTGCAACCCTGCCCACCATCCGGCTGCACATCCACAGCGCCCGCCAGGGTGCCACGCTGAAAGCCGAGGCGCTGCAGGGTGCGCAGCGGGCGGAGATCTGGTTCTGCGGCCCCAGCGGGTTGGCGGCATCGTTGCAACAGGGGTTGCGGGGTCTGGGTATGCGTGCACGCTTCCACCAGGAAGCCTTTGCGATGCGTTGA
- a CDS encoding sensor histidine kinase yields the protein MHTALSKASVEHMDRLVAWFIPHQAALDERTLSASRMFVYICLINAVFSLVYVFTSLAIGFAVGALLMSAGIVFLFIALFYFRASGKLRPSVNWYMANVVFVAVMGCSFFSGGLHSPVLPWFTLIPVAAVLLLGYGVDALVWFLVCVAISVGYGVASLLGYQFPLLYQQEYTTAFNMVCTGGLVSVLFLFALTFDHISSAAVQEVLDSRKTLEHLARAQERTAERGRILRNMHDGVGAHISSAMRQLQMEGTGHVIARNEVLQTLRDGLDHLKLSIDAIHLAPGDVTALLANMRYRMGPRFAGMGIELQWDVDLLPVCENLDASAMSELQFMLFEALSNVLQHAKAHVLRVEGHAPEGTGQVFVRLIDDGCGFDPTSSTRNGLATMRERALAIKAQLRITSVPGNTVVEIQLAV from the coding sequence ATGCATACGGCCCTCAGCAAAGCAAGCGTGGAGCACATGGACCGCCTGGTGGCCTGGTTCATTCCGCACCAGGCCGCGCTGGACGAACGCACGCTGAGCGCCAGCCGCATGTTTGTCTACATCTGCCTGATCAACGCGGTGTTTTCGTTGGTGTACGTGTTCACCTCGCTGGCCATCGGTTTTGCCGTGGGTGCGCTGCTGATGTCCGCTGGCATCGTGTTCCTGTTTATCGCCTTGTTCTACTTTCGCGCCAGTGGCAAGCTGCGCCCCAGCGTCAACTGGTACATGGCCAATGTGGTGTTTGTGGCGGTGATGGGCTGCAGTTTTTTCTCTGGCGGCCTGCATTCGCCGGTGCTGCCCTGGTTTACGCTGATACCGGTGGCGGCGGTGTTGCTGCTGGGGTATGGGGTAGATGCCCTGGTCTGGTTTTTGGTGTGTGTTGCGATCTCGGTGGGTTATGGGGTGGCCAGTCTGCTGGGCTACCAGTTTCCGCTACTCTACCAACAGGAGTACACCACCGCCTTCAACATGGTGTGTACGGGCGGTTTGGTGTCGGTGCTGTTTTTGTTCGCGCTGACCTTTGACCACATCAGCAGCGCGGCCGTGCAGGAGGTGTTGGACAGCCGCAAGACCCTGGAGCATCTGGCCCGCGCCCAGGAGCGCACGGCCGAGCGCGGGCGCATCCTGCGCAATATGCACGATGGCGTGGGTGCCCACATCAGCTCGGCCATGCGGCAATTGCAGATGGAGGGCACCGGCCATGTCATAGCACGCAACGAGGTGCTGCAAACCCTGCGCGACGGGCTGGACCACCTCAAGCTGTCCATAGACGCCATCCACCTGGCACCGGGCGATGTGACGGCCCTGCTGGCCAATATGCGCTACCGCATGGGGCCGCGTTTTGCCGGCATGGGCATCGAGCTGCAATGGGATGTGGACCTGCTGCCCGTCTGTGAAAACCTGGACGCCAGTGCCATGAGTGAGCTGCAGTTCATGCTGTTCGAAGCCCTGTCCAACGTGCTGCAGCATGCCAAAGCACACGTGTTGCGGGTCGAAGGCCATGCGCCGGAGGGTACCGGGCAGGTTTTTGTACGGCTGATAGACGACGGCTGTGGATTTGATCCCACATCCAGCACCCGCAATGGCCTGGCCACCATGCGCGAGCGTGCACTGGCCATCAAGGCGCAGTTGCGTATCACCAGCGTGCCCGGCAACACGGTGGTGGAAATCCAGCTGGCTGTTTAG
- a CDS encoding creatininase family protein, whose amino-acid sequence MPEASATSALPTASPSRYWADWSTKDFARCKASGALAQLIAVLPVAATEQHGPHLPLKVDSALVDGVVSAALPHLAADVPALFLPTQAVGLSPEHARFAGTLTLKAETTIRLWTDIGESVAASGIKKLVLLNSHGGQVGVMDIVARDLRARLGMLVYSVNWFGLPLLGPQGEDVNALFSAHEHRFGIHAGDIETSMMLALAPQLVDMAQAQNFASTSEDRAQKFTILGNGKSAKLGWQMQDYNPHGAVGNAAHATADKGRAVLDAAGRALARLLAELHQLPLGTLTDHTA is encoded by the coding sequence ATGCCCGAAGCTTCCGCCACCTCCGCCTTGCCCACTGCGTCGCCATCCCGCTACTGGGCCGACTGGAGCACGAAGGACTTTGCCCGGTGCAAGGCCAGCGGTGCTTTGGCGCAGCTGATTGCGGTGTTGCCGGTGGCCGCCACCGAGCAGCACGGGCCCCACCTGCCACTGAAAGTGGACAGCGCGCTGGTCGATGGTGTCGTCAGCGCCGCGTTGCCCCATCTGGCTGCCGATGTTCCAGCCCTCTTTTTGCCGACCCAGGCCGTGGGCCTGAGCCCCGAGCACGCCCGTTTTGCCGGCACGCTGACACTGAAGGCCGAAACCACGATTCGCCTGTGGACCGATATTGGTGAAAGTGTGGCCGCCAGCGGTATCAAGAAGCTGGTGTTGCTCAATTCCCATGGCGGCCAGGTGGGTGTGATGGACATCGTGGCCCGCGACCTGCGCGCCCGTCTGGGCATGCTGGTCTACAGCGTGAACTGGTTCGGTCTGCCGCTCTTGGGGCCGCAGGGTGAGGATGTGAATGCCCTCTTCAGCGCCCACGAGCACCGCTTTGGCATCCATGCCGGTGACATCGAGACCTCGATGATGCTGGCGCTGGCGCCGCAGCTGGTGGACATGGCGCAGGCACAAAACTTTGCCTCCACCTCGGAAGACCGTGCGCAAAAGTTCACCATTTTGGGCAACGGCAAAAGCGCCAAGCTGGGCTGGCAGATGCAGGATTACAACCCGCACGGTGCCGTGGGCAATGCGGCCCATGCCACAGCCGACAAGGGGCGTGCCGTGCTGGATGCGGCCGGCCGCGCACTGGCCCGCCTGCTGGCCGAACTGCACCAGCTGCCCCTGGGCACACTCACGGACCACACAGCCTAG